AAAATCCATCTTCAAAAACTATTAAGAGATAGTCCAAAGCAGGAAGGTGATTCACTTGATGACTTCTTAGAAGATTACTTTAAACTTTGTATCGCGTATAACATAAAAGCTTTTGGCGAGATGACAGCATTAACTCCAAAAAACAGCGTGCCTTTTATTCAAAACTTTTTAATCGGCGCTCATAATGCAACCTTCGCAGGAAAAAAGACTAGTTAGACTAGTCTTTTTCTGCAAATTCACGATTAATTTAATTGCCTTAGTTGCTGGCAAGGGTATCCTCCTTCTCATACCAGCCCCAATCGATATTATTAAAAATTGCTTGCTTAGCAACCTTTTCAACTTGTTCTTCGGTAAAGTCGTTTGGAACAGTAATTGTCTCGTAGATGTCATTACCGCCATCAGCGCTTAACCACACAATAATTTCTCTCATGACTGTTCCTCCTTGCTTCCCCACTCCGCAAAGGCTGCGAGGACTTCCACTTCTTGTTGCCGAGTTAGTCTTCTCAATGCAGTTCTAACTTTTGCTAGTTTTTCATTTCCTTTGAAAATTTCACTTCTTGCAAGATTTAGGTGATAGAGATTGTACACGGCTTTAATCAACGAACCATCATTACCGGCTATTCCTTTCAACCACTCCAACACGACCTGCTGATCGTCGGTGAGCTTACGCCCAAGTAGATAGTCACCGATACGATTAAATTCATCCAGTGTGTAGCGCACGTCCTTGACTTGGATGTACTGCTCGGGTTCGGAAAAGCTCTTGAATCCCAAAAGAGCGGCTTGTTCATCGGTTAAAGACATATCAGTGTATTTTTCTTTTCTCATTCCTCTACCTCCGTTAAATCGGACTGTAATTCGTCAATCAAATCGCAAATCACACCGCCATAATTTAAACAAATACCTTCCATTTTGGTTTTATGATGCGGGATAGAGGAATCAAACCAAGTTGCATTTTGAATGTTCCTATTCAAAGCTAAACTTGTTCCGGCGTTGTAATCTTCTACATAGTAATATTCGCCGATTTTAATCACTTGTCGTCGTCCGCTCATTCCGCTACCTCCTCAATCAAATCGCCCTCAACAAACTCAATAATTTTTGTAGCAACGACTTCTCTCTCCGGCTTGCTAATTCTTCGCCAAAGATGCTCTTGTAAATCTTTTGCTAGTTCCATTGATGCAAATGCTCCATAAAACTTCCAACTATAGTCATTCGAGATGTGGTAGTAGATTGCGTATATTTTCATACCTCCTCCACCGTCCCCTCAACCAACGTAGCGACCGCCTCGGCTTTGGCGCGGTCGTCAAAAGTAAACGCCTGTTTAAGATCTCCAACCCAGACTTTACTGATACCTTCTTCAACGTATTCTTTTCCCACCCTAAAACGCTTGAGATAGCAAGTGTCTGAATCTGCGGTCGTAACCACCCACCGCTTCGGATTGACGGTGTAGCCGAAAAGTCTGGCTTTAGCCATTAGCTCTTCGTCTTCTCTAAGGCAATTAGCAAGCAATTCGTAAAGCGACTCATCTCTAAAAGCTCTCAACAGCTCCGCTTGCTTCTCTGTCACTTCAACCTTCTCGCATTGCGGTTCGTCAATCTGCTCCAATTTATTGATGGCGATGTTGTATGCGATAATTCTTGCTTCGTTAGCAGCGTAACCTTGGCTTTCTTTATGAAAATGCTTCAAGTTTTCTTCTGATTTCAATACTTTGCTTTCTAAAATCTTGATCGCTTCGCTTACTTTCATTTTTGGTCCTCCTCGTCTTAAATCATTGCTTCAAACAGCGCCTCGAATATCGTCACCGGTATGCTATTGCCAGACTGCATATACAAGGCAGTTTTACCGTTAACGCTAGCGGCCGCATCGTAATCCTCGTCAGAGTAGCCTTGCAGTCTCCAGCATTCTCGCTCGGTTAGCAATCTAAACTTATCTTCCCCGATTGGCACAATACCGCTGTTTGGGCATCTGTTTTGTTTAGTTGTAATCGTCCAGCAATACTCATCTATCGGCTTTAACCGTCCTCCAAAGCCACTGTCGTTGCTATTTATTTTAGACAGCATAGACGGACTGCTAATCGTGTACTCGTCACTTACATCAGTCTCTAAAAGCTCTCGAATATCTCGCATTGCAGATCGCCGTAGGATGTTAAAATTAAACGCCTCGTTTTGGAGCATCGAGATTGTAAAAACTCGTTGCCGGTTCTGTGGCAATCCAAAATCCCTGGCGTCCAGTGTCTCAAAACTATTGACATATCCTAGGCTTTCCATTTCCTCGAGATACTGATTAAAATTAGCCCTCATGCGCTTATGGAGAACGCCCTTAACGTTTTCCCATATCACAATCTTCGGACGCCAGATGCCCATGTCTCGGATGATACGGAGCGTCTCCCACATGAGTGAGGAGCGTGTACCAGAACCTTTATCCGCGCCTCGTTTTTTGCCAGCAACTGAAATATCTTGGCATGGACTTCCGTGGATTAAGATATCCGGCTTTAGATTCCAGTTGACCACCGATTGCGTTTGATTCGTTAGTTCGCTAGCGAAAATGGCGTTATAACTGTCAACTGCTTTTTGGTCAATCTCCACATAGTCAATTGATTTCGTAGGCACTCCCATGTTCCGTAGCGCTACTCTCGGGCTTCCGATTCCGCCGAAAAGCTCCAGAATTTGTAGCATCTTCTCTCCCCCTACCCAAAATTAGCCAAGTAATTCAAAAAGTAGTATTTTCAAGCAGATTCACCGAATTTCCTTCCTCGAAAACTCCAATAGTAGAAATTTCAAGTCCGTCCAAAAAATCATGACGGGAACTTTCTCTCATAACAAGAGCATTTGCATGTTTATAGCTTTCTGCTTTGATTGGGAACAGAAATAGTT
The genomic region above belongs to Enterococcus saigonensis and contains:
- a CDS encoding DNA cytosine methyltransferase; this encodes MLQILELFGGIGSPRVALRNMGVPTKSIDYVEIDQKAVDSYNAIFASELTNQTQSVVNWNLKPDILIHGSPCQDISVAGKKRGADKGSGTRSSLMWETLRIIRDMGIWRPKIVIWENVKGVLHKRMRANFNQYLEEMESLGYVNSFETLDARDFGLPQNRQRVFTISMLQNEAFNFNILRRSAMRDIRELLETDVSDEYTISSPSMLSKINSNDSGFGGRLKPIDEYCWTITTKQNRCPNSGIVPIGEDKFRLLTERECWRLQGYSDEDYDAAASVNGKTALYMQSGNSIPVTIFEALFEAMI